The following coding sequences lie in one Lolium perenne isolate Kyuss_39 chromosome 2, Kyuss_2.0, whole genome shotgun sequence genomic window:
- the LOC127337140 gene encoding pyruvate kinase, cytosolic isozyme: MANIDMKAVLADLERDAASGADARTPRTKLVCTLGPASRSVPMLEKLLRAGMNVARFNFSHGTHEYHQETLDALRQAMHSTGILCAVMLDTKGPEIRTGFLKDGKPVKLTKGQEITVTTDYEIKGDSNTISMSYKKLPVDVKPGHVILCADGTISLTVLSCDPEAGTVRCMCENTAMLGERKNCNLPGIVVDLPTLTEKDKEDILGWGVPNDIDMIALSFVRKGSDLVTVRKLLGQHAKRIKLMSKVENQEGIVNFDEILRETDAFMVARGDLGMEIPVEKIFLAQKMMIYKCNLAGKPVVTATQMLESMIKSPRPTRAEATDVANAVLDGTDCVMLSGESAAGAYPEVAVKIMARICVEAESSLDNDAVFKEMIKAAPLPMSPLESLASSAVRTANKARATLIVVLTRGGTTAKLVAKYRPRVPILSVVVPVLTTDSFDWTVSSEGPARDSLIYRGLIPLLAEGSAKATDSESTDEILQAALKSAVQKQLCKAGDSVVVLHRIGVASVIKICTVK; encoded by the exons ATGGCGAACATCGACATGAAGGCGGTGCTGGCGGACCTGGAGCGGGACGCGGCGTCGGGGGCGGACGCGCGCACGCCGCGGACCAAGCTCGTCTGCACGCTCGGCCCGGCCTCGCGCTCCGTGCCCATGCTCGAGAAGCTGCTCCGCGCCGGCATGAACGTCGCGCGCTTCAACTTCTCCCACGGCACGCACGAGTACCACCAGGAGACGCTCGACGCGCTCCGCCAGGCCATGCACAGCACCGGCATCCTCTGCGCCGTCATGCTCGACACCAAG GGACCTGAGATCCGTACTGGATTTCTCAAGGACGGCAAGCCGGTCAAGCTTACCAAGGGTCAGGAGATCACTGTTACCACCGATTACGAAATCAAGGGCGACTCCAACACCATCTCTATGAGCTACAAGAAGCTTCCTGTGGACGTTAAGCCTGGGCATGTCATACTGTGTGCTGATGGCACCATCTCGTTGACTGTCCTGTCCTGCGATCCAGAGGCTGGAACCGTGAGGTGTATGTGTGAGAACACTGCGATGCTTGGAGAGAGGAAGAATTGCAACTTGCCAGGAATTGTTGTGGACCTCCCCACGCTGACGGAGAAGGATAAGGAAGATATTTTGGGATGGGGCGTGCCAAATGACATCGACATGATTGCTCTGTCTTTTGTCCGCAAAGGGTCAGATTTGGTGACCGTCAGAAAGCTCCTTGGACAGCATGCAAAGCGCATCAAGTTAATGTCAAAG GTTGAGAACCAAGAGGGCATTGTAAACTTTGATGAAATTTTGAGGGAAACCGATGCCTTTATGGTTGCCCGAGGTGATCTTGGAATGGAGATTCCAGTTGAGAAGATATTCCTTGCACAGAAAATGATGATTTACAAGTGCAACCTCGCTGGCAAGCCTGTTGTTACAGCTACGCAGATGCTTGAATCAATGATCAAGTCTCCTAGGCCAACTCGTGCTGAGGCTACTGATGTTGCAAATGCCGTGCTTGATGGAACTGACTGTGTCATGCTCAGTGGTGAAAGCGCTGCTGGAGCGTACCCTGAGGTGGCTGTGAAGATCATGGCTCGTATCTGCGTCGAGGCAGAGTCTTCCCTGGACAACGACGCTGTCTTCAAAGAGATGATCAAGGCCGCGCCCCTTCCGATGAGCCCATTGGAGTCTCTTGCATCCTCGGCTGTGCGAACTGCCAACAAGGCAAGAGCTACTCTGATCGTCGTCCTGACTCGTGGTGGCACCACGGCCAAACTGGTCGCAAAGTACCGTCCCAGGGTCCCGATCCTCTCCGTGGTCGTCCCGGTGCTGACGACCGACTCCTTCGACTGGACCGTCAGCTCCGAGGGCCCGGCGAGGGACAGCCTGATTTACAGAGGCCTGATCCCACTCCTCGCCGAGGGCTCTGCCAAGGCCACCGACTCAGAGTCGACGGACGAGATCCTTCAGGCTGCTCTGAAGTCGGCTGTGCAGAAGCAGCTGTGCAAGGCCGGCGACTCCGTCGTCGTCCTGCACCGCATCGGCGTAGCTTCTGTCATCAAGATCTGCACCGTGAAGTGA